A region from the Tachyglossus aculeatus isolate mTacAcu1 chromosome X2, mTacAcu1.pri, whole genome shotgun sequence genome encodes:
- the PDCD6 gene encoding programmed cell death protein 6 isoform X4 encodes MSSSGTWTPFNPVTVRSIISMFDRENKAGVNFSEFTGVWKYITDWQTVFRTYDRDNSGMIDKNELKQALSGFGYRLSDQFHDILIRKFDRQGRGQIAFDDFIQGCIVLQRLTDIFRRYDTDQDGWIQVSYEQYLSMVFSIV; translated from the exons GCACATGGACTCCCTTTAATCCAGTAACTGTCAGGTCAATCATAT CCATGTTTGACCGAGAAAATAAAGCTGGAGTGAACTTCAGTGAATTCACCGGAGTCTGGAAATATATCACAGATTGGCAGACTGTCTTTCGAACATACGATAGAGACAATTCTGGGATGATTGACAAAAATGAACTAAAGCAAGCATTATCAGGTTTTG GCTACCGGCTGTCTGACCAGTTTCATGATATCCTCATTCGGAAGTTTGATAGACAAGGAAGAGGACAGATTGCTTTTGATGACTTCATTCAGGGCTGCATTGTCTTGCAG AGGTTGACAGATATATTCAGGCGCTATGATACAGATCAGGATGGCTGGATTCAAGTGTCTTATGAGCAGTATCTTTCCATGGTCTTCAGTATTGTGTAA